In Pectobacterium brasiliense, a single genomic region encodes these proteins:
- the apaH gene encoding bis(5'-nucleosyl)-tetraphosphatase (symmetrical) ApaH, producing the protein MSTYLVGDVHGCLVELKALLAQVSFNPEQDTLWLTGDLVARGPDSLLVLRFVRSLGSSVRMVLGNHDLHLLAVYAGISRNKPKDRLNELLTAPDADELINWLRRQPILQVDDDLKLVMAHAGITPQWDLHTAQMCAREVESILSSDSYPLFLDAMYGDMPNHWSPELSGLARLRFSTNVFTRMRYCFSGGQLDMLCKEPPSQAPSLLKPWFELPSQVAGEYAIAFGHWASLEGKGTPENIYALDTGCCWGGELTMLRWDDKRYFTQPSLSSNTELSGDSAPLSGE; encoded by the coding sequence ATGTCTACCTACTTAGTTGGCGATGTTCACGGCTGTTTAGTTGAACTCAAAGCGCTATTGGCGCAAGTTTCCTTTAATCCAGAGCAAGATACGCTCTGGCTAACTGGCGATTTAGTCGCACGCGGGCCGGATTCCCTCCTGGTTCTACGCTTTGTTCGCTCCCTCGGTTCCTCTGTTCGCATGGTGCTTGGCAATCACGATCTGCACCTGCTAGCCGTTTATGCAGGCATCAGCCGCAACAAGCCGAAAGATCGGCTCAACGAGCTCCTTACCGCGCCCGATGCAGACGAACTCATCAACTGGCTACGCCGCCAGCCGATCTTACAGGTCGATGACGATCTAAAGCTGGTGATGGCGCACGCGGGCATCACGCCGCAGTGGGATCTCCACACTGCACAGATGTGCGCACGCGAAGTCGAGTCGATCCTGAGCAGCGACAGCTACCCACTTTTCCTCGATGCCATGTATGGCGATATGCCGAACCACTGGAGCCCGGAACTTAGCGGTCTGGCCCGTCTACGCTTTAGCACCAACGTCTTTACCCGTATGCGCTACTGCTTCTCCGGCGGGCAGTTGGATATGCTGTGTAAAGAGCCACCGAGTCAGGCTCCTTCTCTGCTAAAACCGTGGTTTGAGCTGCCGAGTCAGGTTGCCGGGGAATACGCTATTGCGTTCGGCCATTGGGCCTCGCTGGAAGGGAAAGGCACGCCGGAAAACATTTACGCGCTGGATACCGGGTGCTGTTGGGGAGGAGAGCTGACTATGCTGCGTTGGGACGATAAGCGTTATTTCACGCAACCGTCACTCTCATCAAATACCGAGCTTTCTGGCGATAGCGCACCCTTATCGGGTGAGTAA
- a CDS encoding threonine/serine exporter family protein, whose translation MGEAPQQREITRLCIQCALLLLQHGAESMVVEQLSSRLGMALGADSVESSISANSIVLTTIMQGHCLTSTRKNVDRGINMHVVIEVQHAVIMAEHKLLDVAGVEKRLGNIKPLRYPRWLMVSVVALSCGCFSRLNGGGWDAFIVTLIASGLAMYVRQVFTARHLNPLINFCITAFVATSASGLLMRLPAFGQTSTVAMAASVLLLVPGFPLINAVADMFKGHVNTGLARWTVASLLTLATCIGVVMAMSLWGLRGWA comes from the coding sequence ATGGGTGAAGCGCCACAGCAGCGGGAAATAACCCGATTGTGCATCCAGTGTGCGCTGCTGCTGTTACAGCATGGCGCAGAGAGTATGGTGGTAGAACAGCTGTCGTCACGGCTGGGTATGGCGCTTGGCGCTGATAGCGTTGAGAGCTCCATCTCAGCAAATTCGATTGTGCTGACCACCATCATGCAGGGACATTGCCTGACGTCGACGCGGAAGAATGTGGACCGCGGCATTAATATGCACGTCGTCATTGAGGTTCAGCATGCGGTCATCATGGCCGAGCATAAGTTGCTGGATGTGGCAGGGGTGGAAAAACGTCTGGGAAATATCAAACCGCTGCGCTATCCACGCTGGCTGATGGTTTCCGTTGTGGCGCTTTCCTGCGGCTGCTTCAGCCGTTTGAACGGCGGCGGGTGGGATGCATTTATCGTCACGCTGATTGCCAGCGGTCTGGCAATGTACGTTCGGCAAGTCTTTACGGCGCGACACCTGAATCCGTTGATCAACTTCTGTATTACGGCGTTTGTGGCGACGTCGGCATCCGGGCTGTTGATGCGTTTGCCTGCTTTTGGACAAACCTCAACGGTCGCGATGGCGGCGAGCGTGCTGCTGCTGGTTCCCGGCTTTCCGTTGATTAACGCCGTGGCGGATATGTTTAAAGGGCACGTGAATACCGGTCTGGCACGCTGGACGGTCGCGAGTTTACTGACGCTGGCGACCTGTATTGGCGTGGTGATGGCGATGTCGCTGTGGGGGTTACGCGGATGGGCTTAA
- the folA gene encoding type 3 dihydrofolate reductase encodes MVISLIAALAVDRVIGMENAMPWHLPADLAWFKRNTLNKPIIMGRNTFRSIGQPLPGRLNIVVSNHPGDDDRVTWVSSLDAALAAAGDVEEVMVIGGGSIYQQMLAQANRLYLTHIDAEVEGDTHFPDYEPDEWQSVFSEFHDADERNSHSYCFEILERR; translated from the coding sequence ATGGTTATTAGTTTGATTGCTGCACTGGCAGTGGATCGCGTGATTGGTATGGAAAACGCGATGCCGTGGCATTTGCCAGCCGATCTGGCATGGTTTAAGCGTAATACGCTTAATAAGCCGATTATTATGGGGCGTAATACTTTCCGTTCTATCGGTCAGCCGCTGCCCGGCCGACTGAACATTGTCGTCAGCAATCATCCCGGTGATGACGATCGTGTGACCTGGGTCTCTTCGCTGGACGCTGCGCTGGCGGCAGCGGGTGACGTCGAGGAAGTGATGGTGATTGGCGGCGGCAGTATCTATCAGCAAATGCTGGCGCAGGCTAATCGCCTCTATCTGACGCACATTGATGCCGAAGTTGAAGGCGACACGCATTTCCCTGACTATGAGCCGGATGAGTGGCAGTCTGTTTTCAGCGAGTTCCATGATGCTGACGAGCGCAACTCACACAGTTACTGCTTCGAAATTCTGGAACGCCGCTAA
- a CDS encoding DMT family transporter — MSLFSSFSLSLLLPLGIAVFAGSIVPFQAASNAMLGRSLGHPLWATLVSLLVSICVLLPILFAARVPTPALGNALQGPWWIWLGGVAGVAYITAALLLTPKLGASGFIVCVIVGQVVASLIIDHFGLMGLAVKPATLGRIAGVALIVMGMLVVQYSAASQPQTKPTAATHQQSQ, encoded by the coding sequence ATGTCGTTATTCTCTTCTTTTTCTCTCTCATTATTGCTGCCGCTGGGTATTGCGGTATTCGCCGGGAGCATCGTGCCTTTTCAGGCTGCCAGTAATGCGATGCTGGGGCGCTCGTTAGGCCATCCACTTTGGGCAACGCTGGTCTCACTGCTGGTCAGCATCTGCGTGCTGTTGCCGATTCTGTTTGCTGCTCGGGTGCCCACGCCAGCACTGGGTAATGCCTTGCAGGGGCCGTGGTGGATCTGGCTGGGCGGCGTGGCAGGTGTGGCCTATATCACCGCCGCCTTATTGCTGACGCCAAAGCTCGGAGCCTCAGGTTTTATTGTCTGCGTGATTGTTGGGCAGGTTGTGGCATCGCTGATCATCGATCATTTTGGTTTGATGGGGTTGGCGGTGAAGCCTGCGACGCTGGGGCGAATCGCGGGTGTCGCGTTAATCGTGATGGGGATGCTGGTGGTGCAATATTCTGCTGCTTCTCAACCGCAGACAAAACCCACCGCGGCAACCCATCAGCAGTCACAGTGA
- a CDS encoding helix-turn-helix transcriptional regulator, which translates to MSRTQRLLELLQILRHHRFPVTGAYLAEKLSVSQRTVYRDIATLQLQGAHIEGEAGLGYILRPGFILPPLMFSEEEIEALVLGSRWVVRRTDERLAGAARNALMKIAAVLPPELRNALDSSGLLVGKAEFTPAVVIDLSALRHAIRAERRTEIAYCDLQGNESLRIIWPFALGFFDQTHVIAAWCERRQQFRHFRAERIRSMTVLEQRYPRRRQQLLKEWHEKEDIPQQ; encoded by the coding sequence ATGTCCAGAACGCAGCGTTTGCTTGAGCTTTTACAGATATTACGCCATCACCGGTTTCCCGTAACAGGGGCGTATTTGGCGGAAAAATTAAGTGTGAGCCAGAGAACGGTCTATCGTGATATTGCCACGCTACAGTTGCAGGGAGCGCATATTGAGGGAGAGGCGGGATTAGGTTATATCCTGCGTCCAGGGTTCATTCTGCCCCCTCTGATGTTTTCAGAAGAGGAAATTGAAGCATTAGTGTTGGGCTCGCGTTGGGTCGTCCGAAGAACAGATGAGCGTTTGGCGGGGGCAGCCCGTAATGCGTTGATGAAGATTGCCGCGGTATTACCACCAGAGTTGCGTAACGCGCTTGATTCTTCAGGGCTATTAGTGGGTAAGGCGGAATTTACTCCCGCTGTTGTTATCGACTTATCAGCCTTACGTCACGCTATTCGGGCAGAACGTCGCACGGAGATTGCTTATTGTGACCTTCAGGGCAATGAGTCTCTCCGAATTATCTGGCCGTTTGCATTGGGATTTTTCGATCAAACGCATGTGATTGCTGCCTGGTGCGAACGTCGTCAGCAGTTTCGTCATTTCAGGGCTGAACGCATCCGTAGTATGACGGTGTTGGAGCAGCGTTATCCTCGTCGTCGTCAGCAGTTATTAAAAGAATGGCATGAAAAAGAGGACATTCCTCAGCAGTAA
- a CDS encoding threonine/serine exporter yields MGLSLLWALLQDMVLAAVPALGFAMVFNVPLKVLPYCALLGGVGHGVRFLAIHFGMNIEWASFLAAILIGIIGIRWSRWLLAHPKVFTVAAVIPMFPGISAYTAMISVVEISHLGYSEALMSVMITNFLKASFIVGALSIGLSLPGIWLYRKRPGV; encoded by the coding sequence ATGGGCTTAAGTTTACTGTGGGCACTCTTGCAGGATATGGTACTGGCGGCGGTCCCTGCGTTGGGCTTTGCGATGGTCTTCAACGTGCCGCTGAAAGTGCTGCCTTACTGCGCGTTGCTGGGCGGTGTCGGGCATGGCGTACGGTTTCTGGCGATACATTTCGGTATGAATATCGAGTGGGCGTCGTTTCTGGCGGCGATCCTGATTGGCATCATCGGTATTCGCTGGTCACGCTGGCTGCTGGCGCATCCGAAAGTCTTTACCGTAGCGGCGGTGATCCCGATGTTTCCCGGTATTTCTGCCTATACCGCGATGATTTCGGTGGTGGAGATTTCGCACCTTGGCTACAGCGAAGCGCTGATGAGCGTCATGATAACCAATTTTCTGAAGGCCAGTTTTATCGTCGGTGCGCTCTCTATCGGCCTGTCTTTACCGGGGATATGGCTTTACCGTAAACGGCCGGGAGTATAA
- a CDS encoding LysR family transcriptional regulator has product MDDLRRIDMNLLLTLHALLTEKHVTRAALRLHRSQPAVSHSLAQLRQIFNDPLLVRREVGLTLTTRAQALLGPLELALDQLNGLIQAPQFDPRHSTRHFRLALSDYGTNAVLPTLMRHLRVQAPGVSLAVSHAGREMMLAQLIDGEIDLGLGVFPERPPEVHAELLFEEQFACLADRATLPENGTLSFEAWLERPHVLVTMHPDSANEVDSALAASGLSRNVVLTLPHWHAAINLIASTDLILTAARRSMAHITTPDLHIFPPPFAIPHFAFQQVWHTRRESDPAHRWLRHAIWESCQAGK; this is encoded by the coding sequence ATGGATGATTTACGGCGTATCGATATGAATCTGCTGCTAACGCTTCATGCACTGTTGACGGAAAAACATGTCACGCGGGCAGCGCTGCGCCTGCACCGCAGCCAGCCTGCCGTCAGCCATTCACTAGCACAGCTTCGCCAGATTTTTAACGATCCGCTGTTAGTCCGGCGTGAAGTCGGTCTGACGCTAACGACCCGTGCACAAGCGCTACTCGGCCCGCTGGAACTCGCGCTTGATCAACTAAATGGCCTTATACAAGCTCCGCAGTTCGATCCGCGCCATAGCACGCGACATTTCCGTTTGGCGCTTTCTGATTACGGTACGAATGCCGTTTTGCCAACGCTCATGCGGCATCTACGCGTGCAAGCTCCCGGCGTTTCGCTGGCCGTCAGTCATGCCGGCCGTGAAATGATGCTGGCACAGTTGATTGATGGCGAAATCGATTTAGGCCTCGGCGTATTTCCTGAACGCCCGCCTGAAGTACACGCCGAGCTTCTCTTTGAAGAACAGTTTGCCTGTCTGGCCGACCGCGCTACGCTGCCGGAAAACGGTACGCTATCGTTTGAGGCATGGCTGGAACGCCCACATGTTCTGGTCACCATGCATCCCGATTCAGCCAATGAAGTGGACAGCGCGCTTGCTGCAAGCGGCCTTTCGCGCAATGTCGTGCTGACGCTGCCCCACTGGCACGCCGCCATCAATCTCATTGCCAGTACTGACCTGATTTTGACTGCCGCACGGCGCAGCATGGCCCACATCACTACGCCAGATTTGCACATTTTCCCGCCTCCTTTCGCGATACCCCATTTTGCCTTCCAGCAGGTGTGGCATACGCGACGCGAGAGCGATCCTGCGCATCGCTGGCTGAGACATGCCATTTGGGAAAGCTGTCAGGCGGGGAAGTAA
- a CDS encoding VOC family protein produces MNAPNFIILYVEDAVTSERFYRELFDFQPVEKSENFAMFAFDSGLLLGLWSKHEVKPITQLAGGGSELAIRVESEVALNAIYENWKARDITIAQDITQMDFGLTFVALDPDHHRLRVYYASY; encoded by the coding sequence ATGAACGCACCAAATTTTATTATTTTATATGTGGAAGATGCCGTTACCAGCGAACGTTTCTATCGTGAACTGTTTGATTTTCAGCCTGTTGAGAAGTCGGAAAACTTTGCCATGTTTGCCTTTGACTCTGGGCTGTTATTGGGGTTGTGGTCTAAGCATGAGGTTAAACCGATAACCCAACTGGCGGGCGGTGGTAGCGAATTAGCCATTCGTGTCGAGAGTGAGGTCGCACTGAATGCGATTTATGAAAACTGGAAGGCACGGGATATAACTATCGCTCAGGACATCACCCAGATGGATTTTGGCCTAACATTCGTAGCACTCGATCCCGATCACCATCGGTTACGTGTTTATTATGCCAGCTACTAA
- a CDS encoding LysE family transporter, producing MLETSLFVATIATLGMLSPGPDFFLVIRNAARYPRAAAMMTAFGVICGVATHMAYCVAGLAVVITTTPWLFNVLKYAGAAYLIWIGIQALFARGGSKMDVSNLTQQSVSLKKAFLQGYLCNLLNPKATLFFLAMFTQVLNIHSGIGEKLWYAMIIWLLSLVWWPLLVVLFQSEPVRRGLAKVQKLVDKLLGTVLIALGIKVALG from the coding sequence ATGTTAGAGACATCACTGTTTGTCGCGACCATCGCCACGCTGGGGATGCTCTCTCCCGGCCCCGACTTTTTCCTCGTTATCAGGAATGCGGCGCGCTATCCACGTGCTGCTGCAATGATGACCGCCTTTGGCGTCATCTGTGGGGTAGCAACTCACATGGCGTACTGCGTCGCCGGGCTAGCCGTCGTCATCACCACCACGCCTTGGCTGTTTAATGTACTGAAATATGCGGGTGCCGCCTATCTGATCTGGATCGGTATTCAAGCGCTATTCGCGCGCGGCGGAAGCAAAATGGACGTATCAAACCTGACACAGCAAAGCGTCAGCCTGAAAAAAGCGTTCCTCCAAGGCTATCTCTGCAACCTGCTTAACCCGAAAGCCACACTCTTCTTTCTGGCGATGTTCACTCAGGTTCTGAACATTCACTCAGGCATCGGTGAAAAACTGTGGTATGCCATGATTATCTGGCTGCTTTCTCTCGTCTGGTGGCCGCTGTTAGTCGTACTTTTCCAAAGCGAACCGGTACGCCGTGGATTGGCTAAAGTGCAGAAACTGGTCGATAAGCTGCTAGGAACGGTGTTGATCGCATTGGGCATCAAGGTGGCACTGGGGTGA